The following DNA comes from Legionella sp. PATHC032.
AGCAGCTATTAATACATTAATGGGTAACCCATCAGCTGAAGTTCCGCACCTTATGCTGATCGTTGGAAATCCGCTTAAGTTGTGTGCCATCGCATAGGAAAAATCGCGGATTTCTTTAATCCCAATCCCATGAGGTTTTGCCACCTTTGGAAACACTGGACTGATCAATACATCATAATCTTGCATAAATGAGGCTAATTCCAGACGAAACAAATCGATTTCACGCATACGTTGATGCAATTGAGTTACTGAGAATTGAGATTGTTCTGCTTGACGCAAGAATTCTTGTAATTCCCATGACAGATTGTTAATCCCTAACTCCGATAACATGTTTTTAAATCCTACTCCTCGATCACCCCCGAGAAAAAGCTCCCAGTGCAAATCAAAAGCCTTACTGATACAATCAGGTCGTAACTCCCTCACAATGGCCACATCATCCTGCAAAGCCAAGGCAGCCGATTTAATAACTTCTTGTATCTCCGCCTCAACCGGCGTAAAACCATTTTCTGTAAAATAGGCTATGCGCAATTTTTTAAGTGGCGCAGCAGGTATAACTGAAACAGGATTTGTATAAGGATCATATTGATCAGGACCAGCAAGCACAGAAAGTCCCAAGCAGACATCACTGACAGAACGAGCCATGGGCCCGAAAGAAATTAGGCTGCCTATAAGACCATAGGAATCTCCACCCACAGAGCCTGTATGAGGAAGATGGCCATGTGTTGGTTTCAATGCAACAATGCCGCAACAATGAGCAGGCTGCATCAAACTACCTCCACCATCGGAACCCAAAGCAAAAGGAACCCCTCCTGCTGCAATCAAAGCAGCAGAACCACCACTACTCCCTCCACTGGTTCTAGCTAGATCATAAGGATTATTGGTCCGTCCATAGATTAAATTATCCGAATCACCACCGCGACACAATTCAGGAACATTGGTTAAGCCAAGAACAATTGCGCCTTCCTTTTTTAGTCGAGAAACCAATGTCGCATCATGCATCGCTTTTTCTCCCTTATAAAATCCTGAGCAAGCCGAAGAACAAATTAACCCTTTCACATACAAAGCGTCTTTTATGGCAACTGGTAACCCCATTAACCTGTTCAAACTTTTTTTCGAAGCGATACTCTTATCAATTTCTTTTGCCTGCTTTAGGCATTCCTCAGGGGGAACACGTTCCGTGAGCGCGTTGATTACTGGATTGATCTTATCAATATGGTTTAAATGCGCCACCATGACCTCTACAGCCGAGAGTTCTTTCATTTTAATGCGGCGAATGATTTCTGTTGCTGAAAGGAGATGAATGGCATCCATAGCTTTAGTAAAATTCCCTTAAATAATGAAACAGATTGTTAATGAAACATCGAATAAGCCTAAAAAGCAACTTTCAGTATCCGTCTCAAACTATTGCAAATAGTGCAAATTTTATGGAACATCCACTTTTTTAGCAATATGGACTATCCTGTTGGTTCAAATTATACCAACCATGCCTTCAGTTTGCATAAATAAGTCAATTCCCACACTCATTCCGGCATTAATCATGGAATTAAATTGAAATAACATGAAATGAATTCTATTATCTAGTCTTGATAAATTTTCTATCTTGACAATTGCTTGCCAATAGAGATTGTTTGATAATAAAAATTATTCCCGAGTAAGGAGAGATCGGTGGCGCTTTTTATATTTCTAATACTAGTTGGTTATTTAATGGGCTCCATTAATTCAGCTATCATCGTGTGCCGTACGTTTGGGCTTCCCGACCCAAGAGAAGAGGGCTCAAAAAACCCGGGGGCTACTAATGTACTTCGTCTTGGAGGGAAACAGTACGGTATCCTGGTCATGGTATGCGATGCTTTAAAAGGTATACTTCCTGTAATCATCGCCAAATATTTAAGCGGCGAACCTGTAACCATTGCCTTTACTGCCTTAGCAGCTGTTGTTGGTCATATGTACCCTGTTTTCTTTCATTTTAGAGGCGGAAAAGGTGTTGCCACAACAATAGGAGCCTTGTTAGCGTTTCATTTTGTAATTGGTATCATGGTTGCAGCAACCTGGTTACTGGTAGTGAATTTCTGGCGCTATTCCTCTTTAGCATCAATAATTTCTATCACTTTAGCTCCTTTTTACTCATTAATATTGGTGGGTAATCTCAATATATTCCCCCCTTTATTCATGATCACTATTCTGGTTCTCTACAAACACCGAGATAATTTTAATCGTTTAATAGATGGAAAAGAACCTAAAATCAAATTTAAACACAGTGTGATAGAAGAAATAATGGAAGCTTCTCCAGCTACGTCTATAGAACAAGAGTTTCCTGGCAAAGAAGTCATTGATACGAATATTGAAAAAGCAGAAAAGACAGAACAAGCTGAGACTGTAAAAAAGCCAAAAGCCAAAAAAACTACGACAAAAACAAAAAAGACAACCAGCACAGAAGAAACAACTAAAAAACCGAAGTCAACCAAACCCAGAACAAAAACTGTCAAAGAAAAGGAATAAGACACAAATACTCTGCTTAATGCATAAGCCTAGTTAATGATGATAATAAGCATCTGGCAATATGCGCCGAAGACACCCCGTCCTTGAACGCCCGTATTCGAGTGCAGGTTGCCAGATCGTTGCGACTAAAAAAGCGGAGTGTACAGATTGGTACATGAGCATTTTTTAGAGTAATGATCTGGCAAGATGCGCCGAAGACAGGCGTTCAAGCGAGAGGCCAACGAGGTTTGACCACAATACCCCACCCCTCATCACTCTCCCCTCGCAGCATTCGCAAACATCCCGCGTAAGCGACCATTGCGCCATTGTCTGTACAATATTCCAGGGCGGGGAAGTAAACTTCCCCTTGAATGTCTTTAATCCATTTTTGCAAAGCGCTACGTAACGCTTTATTGGCCCCTACCCCCCCTGCTACCACCAGGCGCTTCGATTGAGATTCTTTAATGGCCCTTTTGCATTTGATGATTAATGTTTCGACTACTGCTTGTTGGAATGCTTTTGCAATTTCTGAACGGTCGTTTTCTTTTTTTGTGCTTTGATTCCAGGTATTTAAGGCATGGGTTTTTAGCCCACTGAAACTAAAATCCAAACCTGGCCTGTCAGTCATGGGACGGGGGAATTGGTAGGGTGTTGATGAACATTCATCAGCTAAATTTGCCAACACGGCTCCTCCGGGATAGGGAATCCCCATCAGTTTGGCTGTCTTGTCAAAAGCTTCTCCTACTGCATCGTCGAGAGTGTCTCCTAATAATTGATAGTCACCAATATTGTTAACTTCTATCAGCTGGCAATGACCACCGGAAACCAACAGAGCAATAAAGGGAAAATCCAGAGATGGGGTTTCCATTTTTGCTGCTAACAGATGGGCTTCTAAATGGTGAATTGCCAATGCCGGGATATTTAAGGCATAGGCGAGACTTTTAGCAAAGCAGGAACCAACTAACAAAGCACCAATTAATCCAGGCCCTGCGGTGTAGGCTATTCCGTCCAATTGGTTTTTACGAATTTGCGCTTTGGTTAATACCTCATCGACCAAAGGAATCAAATAATTTACATGATCTCTTGAAGCCAGTTCTGGAACAACACCGCCATGAACACGATGAGTAGCAATTTGTGAATGCAAGGCGTGAGACAATAATCCTGATTCTGAATCATAGACAGCAACACCTGTTTCATCACAGGAAGACTCTATACCCAATACAAGCATGAACTACCTCAATAATCGGAATCAATTTTCCAGCTCTTAATCGTTTTTCAATTATATCACAGACAAAAGATACCATTAAATTAAAGAACAATGTCTTGATAATTTGCTAAAATAGCAAGAAACGTATAGATTAATCTTGACGAGGGGAAAATCTAGCACTAGAATTGCCCACCTATTAAGATTAAATAACCAGAGGACTAGTTAATGCCTACCGTTCGTGTAAAAGAAGGCGAAAACCCAGAATATGCACTACGACGTTTCAAACGCTCTTGTGAAAAAGCCGGTATTTTAACCGAATTACGTCGCCGTGAGTTTTATGAAAAACCAACCGCAGAGCGTAAGCGCAAGCAAGCTGCTGCAGTAAAACGTCATCTTAAAAAAATATCTCGTGATGTTAGCTCAAAACGAGGTGTTGGCCACCGACGTAAAAAAAGCACTACCTGATCTGATTTTTTCAAGATTAACTGCACTAAAAAGCAAGTTTGCATGAGGCACTTAAACAGTGCCCTGTTTTAGAAATCTGCTATTTTTAATTGTTTTTATTTGAAATTGGCCTTCGTGGCAGTTTCGGTAGTAAATCGCAGCTCGTCCTATATTACACCAAGGTCACATTGTATGTGGCCTTTTGTTTTTTAAGGAATTAAAATGACTATAAAAGAACAAATCAATAATGACATTAAAGACGCTATGCGCGCAAAGGACAAAAACTTGCTCAATGCTTTACGCTTAATCAGTGCTGCTGTAAAACAAATTGAAGTCGATGAGCGTATTGAGGTGGATGATGAACGCATGTTAGTCATCCTGGATAAAATGTCCAAGCAACGCAAAGAATCTATTGCTCAATTTGAAAAAGCAAACCGTGACGATCTGGTTGCCCAGGAACAGTTTGAGTTGAATGTCCTTGCAAAATACCTGCCTGAACCTTTAACTAACGATGAAATTGAAGAATTAATCAGCGATGCGATCAAGTCTACTGGTGCTGAAAAAATATCTGATATGGGCAAAGTCATGGCGATCCTTAAGCCAAAATTACAAGGACGTGCGGACATGGCTCAAGTCAGTGCCCGGATAAAGGCAAAATTAAACTGAGCTCCAATATGTCTGGCTTAATCCCACAGCCATTCAT
Coding sequences within:
- the rpsU gene encoding 30S ribosomal protein S21 encodes the protein MPTVRVKEGENPEYALRRFKRSCEKAGILTELRRREFYEKPTAERKRKQAAAVKRHLKKISRDVSSKRGVGHRRKKSTT
- the plsY gene encoding glycerol-3-phosphate 1-O-acyltransferase PlsY, which gives rise to MALFIFLILVGYLMGSINSAIIVCRTFGLPDPREEGSKNPGATNVLRLGGKQYGILVMVCDALKGILPVIIAKYLSGEPVTIAFTALAAVVGHMYPVFFHFRGGKGVATTIGALLAFHFVIGIMVAATWLLVVNFWRYSSLASIISITLAPFYSLILVGNLNIFPPLFMITILVLYKHRDNFNRLIDGKEPKIKFKHSVIEEIMEASPATSIEQEFPGKEVIDTNIEKAEKTEQAETVKKPKAKKTTTKTKKTTSTEETTKKPKSTKPRTKTVKEKE
- a CDS encoding GatB/YqeY domain-containing protein, translated to MTIKEQINNDIKDAMRAKDKNLLNALRLISAAVKQIEVDERIEVDDERMLVILDKMSKQRKESIAQFEKANRDDLVAQEQFELNVLAKYLPEPLTNDEIEELISDAIKSTGAEKISDMGKVMAILKPKLQGRADMAQVSARIKAKLN
- a CDS encoding amidase, giving the protein MDAIHLLSATEIIRRIKMKELSAVEVMVAHLNHIDKINPVINALTERVPPEECLKQAKEIDKSIASKKSLNRLMGLPVAIKDALYVKGLICSSACSGFYKGEKAMHDATLVSRLKKEGAIVLGLTNVPELCRGGDSDNLIYGRTNNPYDLARTSGGSSGGSAALIAAGGVPFALGSDGGGSLMQPAHCCGIVALKPTHGHLPHTGSVGGDSYGLIGSLISFGPMARSVSDVCLGLSVLAGPDQYDPYTNPVSVIPAAPLKKLRIAYFTENGFTPVEAEIQEVIKSAALALQDDVAIVRELRPDCISKAFDLHWELFLGGDRGVGFKNMLSELGINNLSWELQEFLRQAEQSQFSVTQLHQRMREIDLFRLELASFMQDYDVLISPVFPKVAKPHGIGIKEIRDFSYAMAHNLSGFPTISIRCGTSADGLPINVLIAANRWKDTTALAVAERVEQLMGGYIPPSLILSLQ
- the tsaD gene encoding tRNA (adenosine(37)-N6)-threonylcarbamoyltransferase complex transferase subunit TsaD produces the protein MLVLGIESSCDETGVAVYDSESGLLSHALHSQIATHRVHGGVVPELASRDHVNYLIPLVDEVLTKAQIRKNQLDGIAYTAGPGLIGALLVGSCFAKSLAYALNIPALAIHHLEAHLLAAKMETPSLDFPFIALLVSGGHCQLIEVNNIGDYQLLGDTLDDAVGEAFDKTAKLMGIPYPGGAVLANLADECSSTPYQFPRPMTDRPGLDFSFSGLKTHALNTWNQSTKKENDRSEIAKAFQQAVVETLIIKCKRAIKESQSKRLVVAGGVGANKALRSALQKWIKDIQGEVYFPALEYCTDNGAMVAYAGCLRMLRGESDEGWGIVVKPRWPLA